A genomic stretch from Arachis stenosperma cultivar V10309 chromosome 3, arast.V10309.gnm1.PFL2, whole genome shotgun sequence includes:
- the LOC130965335 gene encoding uncharacterized protein LOC130965335 has protein sequence MEDTANLVVYRNGEIIRNTHAGVRFVSQNSFSFVVPCTMTLMELQNGLCQSMENGTLMRVSRILYRNPVVVFGGLIQFDTIPITDEASMQNMFQIHRQTYMRHPQIELYVEFEAEEAVAVQNDIDVNDDIATVYEGMNSDSEEDFEATYEAGDEDEDGDVGVETAVENVVVRPSSSQPMGVPPFMCIPDPEDGEFRIGMEYSSRKSVVAAIRSFTISRGVDYDVFESEPQTFYAKCKMYGRGCDWLIRASLIRRKGCWEIRRYNGRHMCTIGTISQDHSKLDSDTVAEAIRPLVETDPSIKVKSIIAEVQSRFNYTISYRKAWLAKQKSVAIVFGDWEESYQALPWWLSVMVQKIPGSVVQIETRPLYNGNEEAQGVKILHRVFWSFNPCIRAFRHCKPLVQVDGTHLYGKYKGTLLVAVAQDGNQNIVPIAFALVEGETADAWHFFLRNL, from the exons ATGGAGGACACCGCAAATTTGGTGGTGTATCGTAATGGTGAGATAATACGTAATACTCATGCGGGAGTGAGGTTTGTGTCACAAAATTCGTTTTCGTTTGTGGTTCCATGCACGATGACGTTAATGGAGCTGCAGAACGGCCTATGTCAAAGCATGGAGAATGGTACGTTAATGAGAGTGAGCAGAATTCTGTACCGAAATCCGGTTGTGGTTTTTGGTGGCCTAATACAGTTTGATACCATTCCGATCACGGATGAAGCGAGTATGCAGAATATGTTTCAAATTCACCGGCAGACTTATATGAGACACCCACAGATTGAGTTGTACGTTGAGTTTGAAGCTGAGGAGGCAGTAGCGGTCCAAAATGATATAGATGTAAATGATGATATAGCTACAGTGTACGAAGGTATGAATAGTGACAGCGAAGAGGACTTCGAAGCCACTTATGAAGCCGGCGATGAAGATGAGGATGGTGATGTGGGAGTTGAGACAGCAGTGGAGAATGTAGTGGTTCGTCCCTCGAGCAGTCAACCGATGGGCGTTCCACCTTTTATGT GTATTCCTGATCCTGAGGACGGAGAGTTCCGAATTGGAATGGAATACAGCTCTAGAAAGTCGGTCGTTGCAGCAATTAGAAGTTTCACTATATCTAGAGGAGTTGACTATGATGTGTTTGAGTCTGAGCCACAGACGTTCTATGCAAAATGCAAGATGTACGGGCGTGGATGTGACTGGCTTATCCGAGCCAGCTTGATACGGAGAAAAGGTTGTTGGGAGATACGCAGATACAACGGTAGGCACATGTGCACCATCGGAACGATTTCACAAGATCATTCCAAGTTGGACTCAGATACAGTTGCTGAGGCTATAAGGCCGTTGGTCGAGACGGACCCGTCCATCAAGGTGAAATCTATAATTGCGGAAGTCCAGTCAAGGTTCAACTATACCATCAGTTATCGAAAGGCTTGGTTGGCAAAGCAGAAGTCAGTTGCCATCGTTTTCGGTGATTGGGAGGAATCTTACCAAGCATTGCCGTGGTGGCTCTCGGTCATGGTGCAGAAGATTCCTGGTTCAGTTGTCCAAATAGAAACACGACCACTCTACAACGGGAACGAGGAGGCACAAGGTGTAAAAATACTTCATCGTGTATTTTGGAGTTTCAATCCATGCATTAGGGCATTCAGGCATTGCAAGCCCCTGGTTCAGGTTGACGGCACACACCTATACGGAAAATACAAAGGTACACTTCTAGTCGCTGTTGCACAAGATGGGAACCAGAACATTGTGCCTATCGCCTTTGCCTTGGTGGAAGGTGAGACAGCTGATGCGTGGCACTTCTTCCTCAGGAATCTGTGA
- the LOC130965336 gene encoding serine/threonine-protein phosphatase 7 long form homolog produces MQPNRNLLVRKLDPPQTWDPIVENHLRATGFYHVSRIGVIRGFHPMLAALVERWRPETHSFVLPIGEVTVTLEDVAHIFGLPIDGEPVSGWTDSSSEFVQNQSIAIFGREPSVSHNAKSYIKLAWVRRIRDAELLNTEESIRRYVRCHIFCLLGSTLFTDKSTAYAHAKYLPLLRDFEQIHTYSWGSACLAHLYRALCRASRYDTKEMDGPLNLLFVWAWERMPCLAPVPRQTLPPAEIPVARRWSHSERTTAWLSKTVETFRHDIDYMEEFEWRPYHGLIVLDELYPHLEVCDIVAPLLSFECVEWHPADRVMRQYGYAQPPPRAVRDIPVDQHCVVLRGVQLHDWTVLHGAWIEEWANLAYASPRSSNLL; encoded by the exons ATGCAGCCTAACAGGAATTTGTTGGTGCGTAAACTGGATCCACCACAGACGTGGGATCCGATTGTGGAGAACCACTTACGCGCCACGGGATTCTACCACGTCTCCAGAATTGGAGTCATAAGAGGATTTCACCCCATGTTAGCTGCTCTGGTTGAAAGGTGGAGGCCTGAAACCCATAGCTTTGTATTGCCAATCGGTGAGGTTACAGTGACATTAGAGGACGTTGCTCATATATTCGGGCTACCCATTGATGGAGAGCCTGTCAGTGGATGGACAGATAGTAGCAGCGAGTTTGTTCAAAATCAGAGCATAGCAATATTCGGTCGTGAGCCATCAGTCAGTCATAATGCGAAGTCCTATATAAAGTTGGCTTGGGTTCGACGTATTAGAGATGCAGAGCTGTTGAATACTGAGGAGTCCATCAGGAGATACGTCAGATGTCATATATTCTGTTTGTTAGGGTCGACCCTATTCACGGACAAGTCGACCGCATATGCCCATGCGAAGTATTTACCATTGCTTCGCGATTTCGAGCAGATCCATACTTACAGTTGGGGGTCAGCTTGTCTCGCTCATCTTTACAGAGCACTATGCCGTGCATCACGATATGATACTAAGGAGATGGATGGCCCTCTGAATCTATTGTTTGTTTGGGCATGGGAGCGAATGCCGTGTCTTGCTCCCGTACCGAGACAAACCCTTCCACCCGCCGAGATACCAGTTGCCAGGAG GTGGAGTCATTCGGAACGGACTACAGCGTGGTTATCCAAGACCGTAGAGACATTCAGGCATGACATAGACTACATGGAAGAG TTTGAGTGGCGGCCGTATCACGGTTTGATCGTTCTGGACGAGTTATATCCCCATCTTGAGGTGTGTGACATCGTTGCTCCGTTGTTGTCATTCGAGTGTGTCGAGTGGCACCCTGCGGACCGAGTGATGCGTCAGTATGGATATGCACAACCTCCTCCGCGGGCAGTGAGAGATATTCCAGTTGATCAGCATTGCGTCGTTCTACGTGGAGTGCAGCTACATGACTGGACAGTTTTGCATGGGGCATGGATAGAGGAGTGGGCCAACCTGGCATATGCCTCGCCTCGCTCTTCCAACCTCTTATAG
- the LOC130970819 gene encoding allene oxide synthase 3-like, with translation MASSAPNNNNNNNNLPLKPIPGSYGLPFLGPLHDRHDYFYKQGRDEFFATRIQKYNSTVIRTNMPPGPFIAHDPKVIALLDAASFPILFDNSKVDKRDVLDGTFMPSTAFTGGYRTCAFQDTTEPEHSLLKSFFLHILSSKHNIFLPLFRSLLTDHFNNMEESLAGKSKEASYNTSIGAAAFTFIFRLLTDKDPNTTVIGSEGPKLVETWLGAQLAPLATLGLPKIFNYVEDVLIRTVPFPAWAVKGSYNKLYEGVSTAGTAVLDEAEKLGIKRDEACHNLVFMLGFNAFGGLSNQFPILIKWIGLAGEGLHKQLADEIRTVVRDEGGVVSLGALDKMTLTRSVVYEVLRIEPAVPYQYAKAREDLVVQSHDAAYEIKKGEMIFGYQPFATKDPKIFENPEEFVGHRFIGDGERLLRHVFWSNGREVDEPTADNKQCPAKNLVVLLCRVYLVEFFLRYDTFAFDWKPLVLGPTVTIKSLTKCSNF, from the coding sequence ATGGCATCCTCCGCccctaacaataataataataataataatcttccGCTGAAGCCCATTCCGGGAAGCTACGGCCTCCCGTTCTTGGGCCCCTTACACGACCGCCACGACTACTTCTACAAACAAGGCCGCGACGAATTCTTCGCCACCAGGATCCAAAAGTACAACTCCACCGTCATCAGAACCAACATGCCGCCTGGTCCCTTCATTGCTCATGACCCTAAGGTCATCGCTCTCCTCGACGCCGCCTCTTTCCCCATCCTTTTCGACAACTCTAAGGTCGACAAGCGCGACGTCCTTGACGGCACTTTCATGCCTTCTACCGCCTTCACCGGCGGCTACCGCACCTGCGCCTTCCAAGATACTACTGAACCCGAACACTCTCTCCTCAAATCCTTCTTTCTCCATATTCTCTCCTCCAAACACAACATCTTCCTCCCTCTCTTCCGAAGCCTTCTCACCGATCATTTCAATAACATGGAAGAAAGCCTCGCCGGAAAGTCCAAAGAAGCCAGCTACAACACCTCCATCGGCGCCGCCGCCTTCACTTTCATCTTCCGTCTCCTCACTGACAAGGATCCAAACACCACCGTCATCGGAAGCGAAGGTCCGAAGCTCGTGGAGACTTGGCTCGGAGCTCAGCTCGCTCCTCTCGCAACGCTAGGGTTGCCGAAAATCTTCAACTACGTCGAAGATGTACTGATCCGAACGGTGCCGTTTCCGGCATGGGCCGTAAAAGGTAGCTACAACAAGCTCTACGAAGGAGTATCGACGGCGGGGACTGCGGTGCTGGACGAAGCAGAGAAATTAGGAATTAAAAGAGACGAAGCATGCCACAACCTTGTTTTCATGTTAGGGTTCAACGCTTTCGGTGGTTTATCGAACCAGTTTCCGATCCTAATCAAGTGGATAGGTTTGGCAGGGGAGGGTTTACACAAGCAACTCGCTGATGAAATCAGGACCGTTGTTAGGGACGAAGGCGGGGTAGTAAGTCTTGGAGCGTTGGATAAGATGACTTTGACCAGATCAGTGGTGTACGAAGTACTCAGGATAGAGCCTGCTGTGCCGTACCAGTACGCCAAAGCGAGGGAGGATCTGGTGGTGCAGAGCCACGATGCGGCCTACGAGATCAAGAAAGGGGAGATGATCTTTGGATATCAGCCGTTCGCTACGAAGGACCCGAAGATCTTTGAGAATCCCGAAGAGTTTGTGGGCCATAGGTTTATTGGAGATGGAGAGAGGCTGTTGAGACACGTGTTCTGGTCTAATGGGCGTGAGGTGGACGAGCCCACAGCGGATAACAAGCAGTGTCCGGCGAAGAATCTTGTGGTGCTGCTGTGTAGGGTGTACTTGGTGGAGTTCTTCTTGCGTTATGACACGTTTGCATTCGATTGGAAGCCACTTGTTTTGGGTCCCACAGTTACCATCAAGTCCTTAACCAAGTGCTCCAATTTTTAA
- the LOC130966475 gene encoding uncharacterized protein LOC130966475, giving the protein MAARNQTKDLKCATHLLSDKFRNMTEEKKAIVRDLGFGGLMHIPPLRVDHQLLRELANNFKLGENRLKTGYGSFQITPRKIGHALGINATGDLFPEKVEYKKLSDDDKIIYRRFQGKTLKSLTDEMMEIGVGNE; this is encoded by the exons ATGGCAGCAAGAAACCAAACAAAAGACCTTAAGTGTGCCACACATCTCCTGAGTGATAAGTTCAGAAACATGACTGAGGAGAAGAAGGCAATTGTGAGGGATCTTGGATTCGGTGGGTTGATGCACATCCCACCACTAAGGGTGGATCACCAACTCTTAAGGGAGCTGGCAAACAACTTCAAACTTGGGGAGAACAGACTGAAGACAGGATATGGTTCTTTCCAAATAACACCAAGAAAAATAGGCCATGCACTTGGCATCAATGCAACAG gagatctatttcctgagaaagttgagtataagaaactttctgatgatgacaaaataatttatagaaGATTCCAGGGTAAGACCCTCAAAAGTCTTACTGATGAAATGATGGAAATCGGCGTTGGCAACGAATAG
- the LOC130967634 gene encoding cold-regulated 413 plasma membrane protein 1: protein MWKGSMAFQDEAAAKLLSSDLMELSLAAHKLADHAIKLGGLGFGASFFGLIAAIAAIYLLILDRTNWKTNILTALLIPYIFFSLPSIIFGVFRGEIGKWIAIIAVVLRLFLPKHFPDWLELPAALILLIVVAPSLIASTFRNNIVGVVVCLIIACYLLQEHIRASGGFRNSFTKAHGISNSVGIILLLVYPIWALVVILF, encoded by the exons ATGTGGAAGGGATCAATGGCTTTTCAAGATGAAGCAGCAGCAAAATTGCTTAGCTCTGATCTCATGGAGCTGAGTTTGGCTGCTCACAAGCTTGCTGATCATGCCATCAAGCTTGGTGGTTTAGGCTTTGGAGCTTCCTTTTTTGGATTGATTGCTGCCATTGCTGCTAT TTACTTGTTGATTTTGGACCGTACAAATTGGAAGACAAACATTCTTACAGCACTACTCATTCCATATATTTTTTTCAGCCTGCCTTCAATTATTTTTGGTGTATTCAG GggagaaattggaaaatggATTGCCATTATTGCTGTTGTTCTAAGGCTTTTCCTTCCAAAACACTTCCCTG ATTGGTTGGAACTGCCTGCTGCATTGATTCTTCTTATTGTTGTTGCACCATCTCTAATTGCAAGCACTTTCAGAAACAACATTGTTGGTGTGGTAGTATGCCTAATCATAGCATGTTATTTGCTGCAAGAACACATTAGAGCCTCTGGTGGATTCAGAAACTCTTTCACCAAAGCCCATGGCATATCCAATTCTGTTGGCATAATCCTTCTCTTGGTTTATCCCATTTGGGCCCTGGTGGTTATCCTCTTTTAG
- the LOC130967632 gene encoding probable CoA ligase CCL6 — protein MRMEEAYIVKVEEGREASHDKPSAGPVYRCIYAKDSLLHLPPHLDSPWQFFRDSASKYPSKAMLGRRQKSESEVDPYKWLTYQEAYETAIRIGSAISSRGVNPGDHCGIYGINCPEWIITMEACNSHSVTYVPLYDTLGPNAVEFIINHAQVSIAFVQENKIPSILSCLGQCSSNLKTIVSFGNVSTAQKKEAEEHGTSCFSWEEFLQLGNLDCDLPPKKKTDICTIMYTSGTTGEPKGVIIKNEAFMAEVLSIDQILHLTDKAAGEDDVYFSFLPLAHVYDQIMETYCIYRGASIGFWKGDVRFLMEDIQVLKPTIFCGVPRVFDRVYAGINSKISSGGALRSALFQYAYNYKLGYLEKGLPQDKAAPFFDRLVFDKIKQGLGGRVRLLLSGAAPLPRHIEEFLRITSGATLAQGYGLTESCGGCFTALGNVFSMMGTVGVPMTTIEARLESVLEMGYDALSSEPRGEICLRGTTLFSGYHKREDLTEEVMVDGWFHTGDIGEWQPNGAMKIIDRKKNIFKLSQGEYVSVENIENKYLRCPLITSIWVYGNSFESFLVAVVVPDRKALEDWAVKHNASTDDFKSLCENLKARKYILDELNSTGQKHQLRGFEMLKAIHLEPAPFDMDRDLITPTFKLKRPQLLKYYKDCIEELYKEAKGTKV, from the exons atgagaatggaggaagcatacattgtgaAGGTGGAGGAAGGAAGAGAAGCCAGTCATGATAAGCCTTCAGCAGGTCCAGTGTACAGATGCATCTATGCCAAAGATTCTCTTCTTCACTTGCCACCTCACTTGGATTCTCCATGGCAATTTTTCAG GGACTCTGCAAGCAAGTACCCCAGCAAGGCAATGCTGGGTCGTCGTCAAAAATCTGAATCAGAG GTTGATCCATATAAATGGCTGACATATCAGGAGGCTTATGAAACAGCTATCAGAATTGGTTCAGCCATCAGTAGCCGTGGTGTCAACCCT GGTGATCATTGCGGAATATATGGAATTAACTGTCCAGAATGGATAATTACAATGGAg GCTTGTAATAGCCATTCAGTAACATATGTCCCATTATATGACACACTTG GTCCAAATGCAGTGGAGTTTATCATAAACCATGCTCAAGTTTCAATAGCATTTGTACAGGAAAACAAGATTCCTTCT ATTTTGTCTTGTCTTGGTCAGTGTTCTTCGAATCTTAAAA CTATTGTGAGTTTTGGTAATGTTTCGACCGCGCAAAAGAAGGAAGCTGAGGAACATGGTACATCCTGCTTCTCTTGGGAAGAGTTTCTCCAGTTG GGGAACCTGGATTGTGATCTACCACCAAAAAAGAAGACTGATATATGTACAATCATGTACACAAGTGGAACAACAGGCGAACCGAAAGGTGTCATAATTAAGAATGAGGCGTTCATGGCTGAAGTTTTGTCTATTGATCAAATACTTCATTTAACAGACAAAGCA GCAGGCGAAGATGATGTGTacttctcttttcttcctctTGCTCATGTCTATGACCAGATAATGGAGACCTATTGCATTTATAGGGGAGCCTCAATCGGATTCTGGAAAGGC GATGTGAGGTTCTTAATGGAGGATATTCAGGTGTTGAAGCCAACTATATTTTGTGGCGTTCCTAGAGTTTTCGACCGTGTTTATGCCG GTATCAACAGCAAAATTTCATCCGGAGGAGCGTTGCGAAGTGCATTGTTTCAGTATGCATATAATTA CAAGTTGGGATACTTAGAGAAGGGTCTTCCACAAGACAAAGCAGCACCATTTTTTGATAGGCTTGTATTTGATAAG ATAAAGCAAGGCTTAGGTGGAAGAGTTCGGCTTCTGTTATCCGGCGCTGCTCCTCTGCCTCGGCACATTGAGGAGTTTCTAAGGATCACTAGTGGAGCTACTTTGGCACAAGGATATG GTCTTACTGAAAGTTGTGGAGGATGTTTCACAGCATTAGGCAATGTGTTTTCCATGATGGGAACAGTTGGAGTCCCTATGACAACAATTGAGGCCAGGCTTGAATCCGTGCTGGAGATGGGATATGATGCACTTTCCAGTGAACCTCGTGGCGAAATTTGCCTTAGAGGGACTACCTTGTTCTCAGGTTACCATAAGCGTGAAGATCTTACAGAAGAGGTCATGGTTGATGGCTGGTTTCACACAG GTGACATTGGAGAATGGCAGCCTAATGGAGCTATGAAAATCATAGATAGGAAAAAGAATATCTTTAAATTGTCTCAAGGAGAATATGTTTCTGTAGAAAATATCGAAAACAAGTATCTGCGATGCCCTCTTATAACATCG ATTTGGGTCTATGGAAACAGTTTTGAGTCATTCTTGGTGGCTGTGGTGGTGCCAGATAGAAAAGCCCTTGAAGATTGGGCAGTGAAACATAATGCATCAACAGATGACTTTAAATCTTTATGTGAGAATTTGAAGGCAAGAAAATACATCTTAGATGAGCTCAACAGCACTGGTCAGAAACACCAA CTTAGAGGCTTTGAGATGCTAAAGGCAATTCATCTGGAACCAGCTCCCTTTGACATGGATAGAGATCTAATAACTCCAACATTCAAATTGAAGAGACCACAATTACTCAAGTACTATAAG gaTTGTATTGAGGAGCTATACAAAGAAGCCAAGGGAACCAAGGTGTGA